One window of the Desulfuromonas sp. genome contains the following:
- a CDS encoding 1-acyl-sn-glycerol-3-phosphate acyltransferase: MPVILMNIWCYGMMFLWTLLGILVFPLVLGLCKIILRWPVDRLMRWYIWIYGRGWLLLMRPFVRFHREQMDHIRPGEPTLFVVNHFSFFDTYCMAMLPVHDIIFAVRAWPFRMFWYSQFMRLARYMNVEDSSWFETLENCKRAFANGGTVLFFPEGSRSRTGKLQRFYSGGFKAAIDAGVQLTPLVIDGTDILLPPGRKQLRPCRIKLRALEPIDTTEFSGNDGPLRLRKLTKERMSAALVEMRADRKDR, from the coding sequence CTGCCGGTCATCCTGATGAACATCTGGTGCTACGGCATGATGTTCCTCTGGACCCTGCTCGGGATCCTCGTCTTTCCCCTTGTCCTCGGCCTCTGTAAAATCATCCTGCGCTGGCCGGTCGACCGGCTGATGCGCTGGTACATCTGGATTTACGGCCGCGGCTGGCTGCTGTTGATGCGGCCGTTTGTCCGCTTTCATCGGGAACAGATGGATCATATCAGGCCGGGAGAACCGACTCTTTTCGTAGTCAATCACTTCTCGTTTTTCGACACCTACTGTATGGCCATGCTGCCGGTTCATGACATCATCTTCGCGGTCCGGGCCTGGCCGTTCCGGATGTTCTGGTATTCACAGTTCATGCGCCTCGCCAGGTATATGAATGTCGAAGACAGCAGCTGGTTCGAGACCCTGGAAAACTGTAAGCGGGCCTTTGCCAACGGCGGCACGGTCCTGTTCTTCCCCGAAGGGAGCCGCAGCCGGACCGGCAAGCTGCAGCGTTTCTATTCCGGCGGCTTCAAGGCGGCGATCGATGCCGGGGTGCAGCTGACCCCGCTGGTGATCGACGGCACCGACATCCTGCTGCCGCCCGGCCGTAAGCAATTGCGACCCTGCCGCATCAAGTTGCGCGCCCTCGAGCCGATTGACACCACCGAATTTTCCGGCAATGACGGCCCGTTGCGCCTGCGCAAGCTCACCAAGGAGCGGATGAGTGCAGCCCTGGTCGAGATGCGGGCCGACAGGAAGGATCGTTGA
- a CDS encoding beta-ketoacyl-[acyl-carrier-protein] synthase family protein: MSLENVVVTGIGIISPLGLDYDQLVTALLAGESGVRHEAGLEKIGGLRSRLAATVQGVDPKSVPRKIRRSMSNMSIYAYLASQQALEMANWPEEELSAGRLGVIIGSTLGSTETSEKFFADYFRDYSLERMKSGLFFQIMGHSCAANVAQSLGITGRVMAPSAACATSCQAIGYAYEQIAFGRQDAILCGGADEFHPLTTATFDVMHAASIGYNDQPENSPRPFDAARDGIVCGEGSGILLLEKKSRAVARGATILAEVCGFATTSDTSSIANPDSNAMLECMQLALADAGLSAAAVDYVNAHATGTLQGDAAEAGAIRDLVGDRAPVSSLKGHLGHTMAASGSIEMAACIGMMQRGELVATRNLEVIDNNCAGLEHLKQNKKTESNVILKNNFAMGGINSTVILRSTKE; encoded by the coding sequence ATGTCATTAGAAAATGTCGTTGTCACCGGAATCGGCATCATCTCGCCGCTCGGTCTCGATTACGATCAGTTGGTCACGGCGCTGCTGGCCGGCGAAAGCGGAGTCCGCCACGAGGCCGGCCTCGAAAAGATCGGCGGCTTGCGCTCGCGCCTGGCGGCAACGGTTCAGGGAGTCGATCCGAAATCGGTGCCGCGCAAGATCAGGCGCTCGATGTCGAACATGTCGATTTATGCCTATCTTGCCAGCCAGCAGGCGCTGGAGATGGCGAACTGGCCGGAAGAGGAGCTCTCGGCCGGCCGCCTCGGCGTCATCATCGGTTCGACCCTCGGCAGCACCGAAACCAGTGAAAAATTCTTTGCCGACTATTTCCGCGATTACAGCCTTGAACGGATGAAATCGGGACTGTTTTTCCAGATTATGGGCCACTCCTGCGCCGCCAACGTCGCCCAGTCACTCGGTATCACCGGGCGGGTGATGGCCCCTTCGGCCGCCTGCGCGACCAGCTGCCAGGCGATCGGCTACGCCTACGAGCAGATCGCCTTCGGTCGCCAGGACGCGATCCTCTGCGGCGGCGCCGACGAGTTTCACCCCCTGACCACCGCGACCTTCGATGTCATGCATGCCGCCTCGATCGGCTACAACGATCAGCCGGAGAATTCGCCGCGGCCTTTTGATGCCGCCCGCGACGGCATCGTTTGTGGAGAAGGGAGCGGCATCCTGCTCCTCGAGAAAAAAAGCCGGGCGGTGGCCCGCGGCGCGACCATACTGGCCGAAGTTTGCGGCTTCGCGACAACCTCCGACACCTCGAGCATTGCCAATCCCGACTCCAACGCCATGCTCGAGTGCATGCAGCTCGCCCTGGCCGATGCCGGTCTGAGCGCCGCCGCGGTTGATTATGTCAACGCCCACGCCACCGGCACTCTGCAGGGCGATGCCGCGGAAGCCGGAGCGATTCGTGATCTGGTCGGCGACCGGGCCCCGGTGAGCAGCCTCAAGGGCCATCTCGGCCATACCATGGCCGCCAGCGGCTCGATCGAGATGGCTGCCTGTATCGGCATGATGCAGCGGGGCGAACTGGTTGCGACCCGGAACCTTGAAGTGATCGACAACAACTGTGCCGGTCTTGAGCACTTGAAACAGAACAAGAAAACCGAATCCAACGTCATCCTGAAAAACAATTTTGCCATGGGTGGCATTAACTCCACCGTTATCCTAAGGAGCACCAAAGAATGA
- a CDS encoding 3-hydroxyacyl-ACP dehydratase, translating into MDLTLPLEAEELIPHRLPMRLVDRLVDIDDKNGTIEADIRADCPLVDASGVLDDIALTELIAQAYAMIKGYNDLLDAAPVRQGFLVGIKKLTRQASANSGDTLRIAIRTIAEFDDLAIARGEIWRADECLAEGEIKVWIN; encoded by the coding sequence ATGGACCTGACCCTGCCGCTCGAAGCCGAAGAACTGATCCCGCACCGCCTGCCGATGCGGCTGGTCGACCGGCTGGTCGATATCGACGACAAAAACGGCACGATCGAAGCCGATATCAGGGCCGACTGCCCGCTCGTCGACGCCAGCGGCGTTCTCGATGACATCGCGTTGACCGAGCTGATTGCGCAGGCTTACGCCATGATCAAGGGCTATAACGATCTGCTTGACGCCGCCCCGGTGCGGCAGGGTTTCCTCGTCGGCATCAAGAAACTGACCCGCCAGGCCTCGGCCAACAGCGGTGACACCCTGCGCATCGCGATCCGGACGATCGCCGAGTTCGACGACCTCGCCATCGCCAGGGGCGAAATCTGGCGGGCCGATGAGTGTCTCGCCGAAGGCGAAATCAAGGTCTGGATCAACTGA
- a CDS encoding outer membrane lipoprotein carrier protein LolA, translating into MSVSPKAKSRSGSTEIMKSFSLTILLFLLLALPGRANELDSLLERLRQAAAATQTLSSDFIQEKHLAIFSEKLLSEGRFAYRKPDQLRWELLTPFKSGFVLRGDQGVRWNGLSRERGRFSVERDPVMGMIAKQLLAWARVDLEWLQQRYQMELLQTQPPRLRLIPRDRGEAGFIRHLDITFAEDLRHIATVLLQETAGDQTLLHFKKVELNRALPDKVFEAPEF; encoded by the coding sequence ATGAGTGTCTCGCCGAAGGCGAAATCAAGGTCTGGATCAACTGAAATAATGAAGTCTTTCTCCCTGACAATCCTGCTGTTTCTGTTGCTCGCCCTGCCGGGTCGAGCCAACGAGCTCGACTCCCTGCTTGAGCGCCTCCGCCAGGCTGCGGCGGCGACCCAAACCCTGTCGAGCGACTTTATCCAGGAAAAGCATCTCGCGATCTTTTCCGAGAAATTGCTCTCGGAGGGGCGGTTTGCTTATCGCAAACCGGATCAGCTCCGCTGGGAGCTGCTGACGCCGTTCAAATCGGGCTTCGTTCTGCGCGGCGACCAGGGCGTGCGCTGGAACGGACTGAGCCGGGAACGGGGACGTTTCTCGGTCGAACGCGACCCGGTGATGGGGATGATTGCCAAACAATTGCTCGCCTGGGCCCGGGTTGATCTTGAATGGCTGCAACAGCGCTATCAGATGGAACTGCTGCAGACGCAGCCTCCCCGCCTCCGCCTGATTCCGCGCGACCGGGGCGAGGCCGGCTTCATCCGGCATCTCGACATCACCTTTGCCGAAGACCTGCGCCATATTGCAACCGTACTCCTGCAGGAGACAGCGGGCGACCAGACCCTGCTCCACTTCAAAAAGGTCGAACTCAACCGGGCCCTGCCGGATAAAGTATTTGAGGCACC
- a CDS encoding acyl carrier protein translates to MTEQEVIELIDSSLAEEFELDRADMTPDANIYEDLGLDSLDTVDMVIVLEGAFDFKIREEESIRAIRTLGDIHNFVLQKVEEHS, encoded by the coding sequence ATGACTGAACAGGAAGTAATTGAACTGATCGACTCGAGCCTCGCCGAGGAGTTCGAGCTCGACCGCGCCGACATGACCCCGGATGCGAACATCTACGAAGACCTCGGCCTCGACAGCCTCGATACCGTCGATATGGTCATCGTTCTCGAGGGCGCGTTCGACTTCAAAATCCGTGAAGAAGAATCGATCCGGGCGATCCGGACCCTCGGTGATATCCATAATTTCGTCCTGCAGAAGGTTGAAGAACACAGCTGA
- a CDS encoding CoF synthetase, with protein sequence MGDVVPDICFADPEVIAGRQCQLLQQHLSYLDKASPWYREVFASNRIEPAKIQTLEDLQQLPLTGKQDLANQNEQFLAVGSDQVVDICQTSGTTGEPVTIWQTEKDLQRLALNEALSFAAAGITRHDKVLIGAALDRGFMAGLAYFLGLRRIGATALRVGSGQPALVAEAIEKQRPNVLVGVPSLFLGLARKMQGRGLDPAACGINKLICIGEPIRNPDLSLSPLGEALTGAWDAAVFGTYASTEMATAFTDCPAGCGGHLLPELIAVEIIDEEGSLLPPGEPGEVVVTPFGIEGTPLLRYRTGDIAALHPGPCACGRQTPRLGPIIGRKSQMLKVRGTTLYPAAIGNVLHRIPGVVNHYLEVEQQFDLSDRVRVVIGVSDTALTADYLAGEIAGKTRVRPEVVLISPEQITQKTVRPDRRKPITFFDYRKSEQESEKR encoded by the coding sequence ATGGGTGACGTTGTGCCCGATATCTGCTTTGCCGACCCGGAGGTCATCGCCGGGCGCCAGTGCCAGCTTCTGCAACAGCACCTCAGCTACCTGGATAAAGCATCACCCTGGTACCGGGAGGTTTTTGCCAGCAACCGGATCGAACCGGCCAAGATTCAAACCCTCGAAGATTTGCAGCAGCTGCCCCTGACCGGCAAACAGGATCTCGCCAACCAGAACGAACAATTTCTGGCAGTCGGCAGTGACCAGGTCGTCGATATCTGCCAGACCTCCGGCACCACCGGCGAACCGGTGACCATCTGGCAGACCGAAAAGGATCTGCAGCGGCTCGCCCTGAACGAGGCGCTCTCTTTTGCCGCGGCCGGGATCACCCGCCACGACAAAGTGCTGATCGGTGCCGCTCTCGATCGCGGCTTCATGGCCGGCCTCGCCTATTTTCTCGGACTGCGCCGGATCGGCGCGACTGCCCTGCGGGTCGGCTCGGGCCAACCGGCGTTGGTCGCAGAAGCGATTGAAAAGCAGCGGCCGAACGTGCTGGTTGGCGTCCCCAGCCTCTTTCTCGGCCTCGCCCGGAAGATGCAGGGCCGCGGCCTCGATCCGGCCGCCTGCGGCATCAACAAACTGATCTGCATCGGTGAACCGATCCGTAACCCCGACCTGAGCCTGTCGCCGCTCGGGGAAGCCCTCACCGGGGCCTGGGATGCGGCGGTCTTCGGCACTTACGCCAGTACCGAAATGGCAACCGCCTTTACCGACTGCCCGGCCGGCTGCGGCGGTCACCTGCTGCCGGAGCTGATTGCCGTTGAAATCATTGATGAAGAGGGGTCCCTGCTGCCGCCCGGCGAACCGGGCGAGGTCGTTGTTACCCCGTTCGGCATCGAGGGCACGCCGCTGTTGCGGTACCGGACCGGTGATATTGCCGCCCTTCATCCCGGGCCCTGTGCCTGCGGTCGACAGACACCCCGTCTCGGACCGATCATCGGTCGCAAATCACAGATGCTCAAGGTCCGGGGGACAACCCTCTACCCGGCGGCAATCGGCAATGTCCTGCACCGTATTCCCGGAGTTGTCAACCACTACCTCGAGGTCGAACAGCAGTTCGATCTCTCGGACCGGGTCCGGGTCGTCATCGGTGTCAGCGATACCGCCCTGACCGCCGATTATCTGGCCGGTGAAATTGCCGGAAAAACCCGGGTGCGACCGGAAGTGGTCCTGATCAGCCCGGAACAGATTACACAGAAGACGGTGCGGCCGGACCGGCGCAAACCGATTACATTTTTTGACTACCGAAAGAGCGAACAGGAAAGTGAGAAACGATGA
- a CDS encoding histidine ammonia-lyase, whose translation MSKDSAIILNGNDLTVDEIVAIGVGDRKVALDPEALERCRASRSFLEEEVAAKRVIYGVNTSFGPMCNKIIDDEQIEELQINLIRSHAAGLGDPLKDYIAIAVMAVRLNTLAKGFSGVRIELLEHMQWMINERLAAHIPECGSVGASGDLIHLAHLSLAIIGEGRLYYDGELTDAAATYRKLGRQPMRLSFKEGIALMNGTSAMTALAAFAIFGAKKLLNISCVTGAFAIEIFGGIDDAFDEDLHRVKPHHGQLQIADTIRRLYSGSQNITLRSEMHDKIRDQKSDGPVYETSINVQDVYSVRCTPQVLAPVAEAIEQASRVVEIEANSSNDNPIIIPEKKKVIHGGNFHGQSIGFVMDMLCMAISTLCNISERRTNKYLDKSLNEGLPEFLIPGTLGLTMGFMGAQYLATSTTAENRQLANPVSTNTISCNASNQDVVSMGTVAARKAFKSVSNAKHVVTLEVLADLQALSFRNAEGLGSGTGKIFRILNEDFNQYNNESIFHDDLVKFRKRLFSSQLFDDLSVYWEA comes from the coding sequence ATGAGTAAAGATTCCGCCATTATCCTTAACGGCAACGACCTGACTGTTGATGAAATAGTAGCCATCGGTGTTGGCGACCGCAAGGTTGCTCTCGATCCGGAGGCGCTGGAGCGCTGCCGGGCCAGCCGCAGCTTTCTCGAGGAGGAGGTCGCGGCGAAACGGGTCATCTACGGTGTCAACACCTCGTTCGGCCCGATGTGCAACAAGATCATCGACGATGAGCAGATCGAGGAGCTGCAGATCAACCTGATCCGCAGTCACGCCGCCGGTCTCGGTGATCCGCTCAAGGACTACATCGCAATCGCGGTGATGGCGGTCCGGCTCAATACCCTGGCCAAAGGGTTCAGCGGCGTCCGGATTGAACTGCTCGAGCATATGCAATGGATGATCAACGAGCGGCTTGCCGCCCACATTCCGGAATGCGGCTCGGTCGGCGCCTCGGGCGACCTGATCCACCTTGCTCACCTCTCGCTGGCGATCATCGGTGAAGGCCGGCTCTACTACGACGGCGAACTGACCGATGCGGCGGCCACCTACCGCAAGCTCGGCCGGCAGCCGATGCGGCTCAGCTTCAAGGAGGGCATCGCCCTGATGAACGGCACCAGCGCCATGACCGCCCTCGCCGCTTTCGCCATCTTCGGTGCCAAAAAACTGCTCAACATCAGCTGCGTAACCGGCGCCTTCGCGATCGAGATCTTTGGCGGCATTGATGATGCCTTCGACGAGGATCTGCACCGGGTCAAGCCGCACCACGGCCAACTGCAGATCGCCGACACAATCCGCCGGCTCTATTCCGGTTCACAGAATATTACCCTGCGCTCGGAGATGCACGACAAGATCCGCGACCAGAAATCGGACGGCCCTGTCTACGAGACCAGTATCAACGTCCAGGATGTCTACTCGGTCCGCTGCACGCCGCAGGTCCTCGCCCCGGTCGCCGAGGCGATCGAACAGGCGAGCCGGGTCGTCGAGATCGAGGCCAACTCCTCCAACGACAACCCGATTATCATCCCGGAGAAGAAAAAGGTCATTCATGGCGGCAATTTCCACGGTCAGAGCATCGGCTTCGTCATGGACATGCTCTGCATGGCGATCTCGACTCTCTGCAATATCTCGGAGCGCCGCACCAACAAGTACCTCGACAAGAGCCTCAACGAAGGATTGCCGGAATTTCTGATCCCCGGCACCCTGGGACTGACCATGGGCTTCATGGGGGCGCAGTACCTGGCGACCTCGACCACCGCCGAAAACCGCCAGCTCGCCAACCCGGTCAGCACCAACACGATCAGCTGCAACGCCTCGAACCAGGATGTCGTCAGCATGGGGACGGTGGCGGCGCGCAAGGCCTTCAAGTCGGTCAGCAACGCCAAACATGTCGTCACCCTCGAGGTTCTCGCCGACCTGCAGGCGCTCTCGTTCCGCAACGCCGAAGGTCTCGGGTCCGGAACCGGGAAAATTTTCCGGATCCTCAACGAGGATTTCAACCAGTACAATAATGAATCGATTTTCCATGACGATCTGGTCAAATTCCGTAAGCGGCTCTTTTCGAGCCAGCTGTTCGACGACCTGTCGGTCTATTGGGAGGCATAA